The following are from one region of the Corylus avellana chromosome ca1, CavTom2PMs-1.0 genome:
- the LOC132179109 gene encoding protein ELC-like, with protein MVSPPVHAGPAPPNPQQTQQFLSSVLSQRGPSALPYSEDTKWLIRQHLVALSSNYPSLEPKTATFTHNDGRSVNLLQADGTVPMSFQGLTYNIPVIIWLMESYPRHPPCVYVNPTRDMVIKRPHAHVNPSGLVSVPYLQNWIYPSSNLVELARDLSLYFGRDPPLYSQRRSNPNPNPSPSPSPSPSPSFNHPNGNASSVGYTRPPRVYPPSPYGGVQAEDPAEVYKRNAVNRLVEVVHGDITAMRKGREGEMDAHFNAQAVLRHRGEELNRGLKEMIDEKEALEQQLQMVLMNGDVLESWLRDNEAKITRGLGGDVIDVDDAFECVDVLSKQMMECTAADLAVEDVVYALDKAAQEGAMPFDQYLRSVRLLSREQFFHRATAAKVRAAQMQAQVANMAARISHYGGDAEQLRVRA; from the coding sequence ATGGTGTCACCGCCGGTGCACGCGGGTCCGGCGCCGCCGAACCCCCAGCAGACCCAGCAATTCCTGAGCTCCGTCCTCTCCCAGCGCGGCCCCTCAGCGCTCCCCTACTCCGAGGACACCAAGTGGCTCATCCGCCAGCACCTCGTCGCTCTCTCCTCCAACTACCCCTCTCTCGAGCCCAAAACGGCGACGTTCACCCACAACGACGGCCGTTCCGTCAACCTCCTCCAGGCAGACGGCACCGTCCCCATGTCCTTCCAGGGCCTCACCTACAACATCCCCGTCATCATCTGGCTCATGGAGTCCTACCCCCGCCACCCTCCTTGCGTCTACGTGAATCCCACGCGCGACATGGTCATCAAGCGCCCCCACGCCCACGTCAACCCCTCCGGCCTCGTCTCCGTCCCTTATCTCCAAAACTGGATCTACCCCAGCTCCAATCTCGTCGAACTGGCCCGCGATCTCAGCCTCTACTTTGGCCGCGACCCCCCTCTCTATTCCCAGCGCCGCTCCAACCCCAACCCTAACCCTAGCCCCAGCCCCAGCCCCAGCCCTAGCCCTAGTTTCAATCATCCCAATGGAAATGCCTCGAGCGTGGGCTATACGCGCCCGCCGAGGGTGTATCCGCCGTCGCCGTACGGTGGGGTGCAGGCGGAGGACCCGGCGGAGGTGTACAAGAGGAACGCGGTGAACAGGCTGGTGGAGGTCGTCCATGGGGACATCACCGCGATGAGAAAGGGGCGTGAAGGGGAGATGGACGCGCACTTCAACGCGCAGGCCGTGCTCAGACACCGCGGAGAAGAGCTGAACAGAGGCCTCAAGGAGATGATCGACGAGAAGGAAGCGTTGGAGCAGCAGTTGCAGATGGTGTTGATGAACGGCGACGTTTTGGAGTCGTGGCTGAGAGACAACGAAGCGAAGATTACAAGGGGTTTAGGAGGCGACGTGATCGACGTGGACGACGCGTTCGAGTGTGTCGACGTGTTGTCGAAGCAGATGATGGAGTGCACGGCCGCGGACTTGGCCGTCGAGGACGTGGTGTACGCGCTGGACAAGGCGGCGCAGGAGGGTGCCATGCCGTTCGATCAGTACCTGAGGTCCGTGCGATTGTTGTCGCGCGAACAATTCTTCCACCGCGCCACTGCTGCCAAGGTGCGTGCTGCACAGATGCAGGCGCAGGTGGCCAATATGGCCGCCAGGATTTCGCATTATGGCGGTGATGCGGAGCAACTGCGTGTTCGAGCATGA
- the LOC132166984 gene encoding uncharacterized protein LOC132166984: MSPASKSKSKSKSKPSAGAAKEQQKTSSKPSASTNTGGGSQASAYNPVSGTFHTLETSSVAPLPPLHDSGRFRNIDDTDEHSSSPHGTVSEYDSVSNNGSCSGESEDPKEKIAHSTLRQDVVPGSDNDRREKIRLKNERKHQRQREKRAQELHDRCSGYLMSRKLEALSQQLVAMGFSSERATLALILNEGKVEESVAWLFDGSEEAAHQKDITELGSGANLKIDISEELARISVLEERYKWSKQEVERAVVACEGDLDKAEDTIRTQKQEQPATPKPEETAGTKNLTRPQEMPAASATLQQRRNERDFNYPKTTAAVPTFPEPGNRNLQLLKTNQLKSLAEKRWAATGSSPSASLNLAPPMQVAPLSAKVEARLGVVGNEGRILQQGAVREPVVVMQRPQTINAKQNHVSSVSASPAGTVPWYVSSVPAVENIRSNGKIMQNQTIGGLGRENQSSEQFYHQAAPYKEFPFMFRQVDPTSSGLGSSWSTRGAASSPSLMVPSEPRQGSWSTMGGSSHSLTAPSSLGLFPAQGSAGTFGSSSHVDWNTGGLMPDCDYTSINWAVNYPADSKSSSGLLLGLSSLLRNRSGMRLGNPNGKFISGLQDGGVATESSSSAGSREWTSPFAGKDIFSVPRQFVISPSP, translated from the coding sequence ATGTCTCCAGCATCAAAATCCAAGTCCAAATCCAAGAGCAAGCCCTCTGCAGGGGCTGCAAAGGAACAACAGAAGACTTCTTCCAAGCCTTCCGCTTCTACTAACACTGGGGGTGGCAGTCAAGCAAGTGCTTACAATCCAGTTTCTGGAACATTTCATACCCTAGAAACATCATCAGTTGCCCCTTTGCCACCTTTACATGACAGTGGTCGGTTCCGTAATATAGATGATACAGATGAGCATTCTAGCAGCCCTCATGGAACTGTATCCGAGTATGACTCAGTTTCCAACAATGGCAGCTGCTCTGGTGAGTCCGAAGACCCAAAGGAGAAGATAGCCCATTCTACTCTTCGGCAGGACGTAGTACCTGGTTCTGACAATGACAGGCGAGAGAAGATTCGTCTGAAAAATGAGCGGAAGCACCAGAGGCAGAGAGAGAAGCGAGCACAAGAGTTGCACGATCGTTGCAGTGGCTATCTCATGTCAAGGAAGCTGGAAGCACTTTCTCAGCAGCTAGTGGCAATGGGGTTCTCTTCTGAAAGGGCAACATTGGCGCTGATTTTGAATGAGGGCAAGGTGGAGGAATCAGTTGCCTGGCTTTTCGATGGAAGTGAAGAAGCAGCTCACCAGAAAGATATTACTGAACTTGGAAGTGGGGCCAATCTGAAAATTGATATTAGTGAAGAGCTGGCTCGGATTTCAGTGTTGGAGGAGAGATACAAATGGTCCAAGCAGGAGGTTGAACGAGCTGTTGTTGCCTGTGAAGGCGATCTTGACAAGGCAGAAGATACGATAAGAACACAGAAGCAGGAACAACCTGCTACTCCAAAGCCAGAAGAAACTGCTGGGACCAAGAACCTGACGAGGCCACAAGAAATGCCTGCAGCTTCAGCTACATTACAGCAAAGAAGAAATGAAAGGGATTTTAACTACCCCAAGACAACTGCAGCAGTGCCAACATTTCCTGAACCTGGGAATCGGAATCTGCAGCTTTTAAAGACGAATCAACTGAAGTCACTGGCAGAGAAGAGGTGGGCTGCTACCGGATCAAGCCCTTCTGCGTCATTAAATTTGGCACCACCTATGCAGGTAGCACCTCTATCAGCAAAAGTGGAGGCGCGGCTTGGTGTTGTTGGAAATGAAGGAAGAATATTACAGCAAGGAGCAGTGAGGGAACCAGTAGTAGTGATGCAGCGTCCCCAAACCATAAATGCCAAGCAAAACCATGTTTCTAGCGTAAGTGCTTCACCTGCAGGAACAGTTCCATGGTATGTAAGTAGTGTTCCAGCTGTTGAAAACATAAGGTCAAATGGGAAGATCATGCAAAACCAGACCATAGGCGGCCTTGGTCGGGAAAATCAGAGCTCTGAGCAGTTCTACCATCAGGCGGCTCCCTATAAAGAATTTCCTTTCATGTTCAGGCAAGTGGATCCCACATCATCTGGTCTGGGAAGTTCATGGAGCACAAGGGGTGCTGCATCTTCGCCGTCACTTATGGTTCCTTCTGAGCCTCGGCAGGGTTCATGGAGCACAATGGGTGGATCCTCGCATTCACTTACAGCTCCATCCTCTCTCGGGCTGTTTCCGGCACAGGGTTCAGCAGGAACATTCGGCTCATCTTCACATGTGGATTGGAACACAGGTGGCTTGATGCCTGACTGTGACTATACCAGTATAAATTGGGCTGTGAATTACCCTGCAGATTCCAAATCATCAAGCGGGTTGTTGCTGGGATTATCTTCCTTATTGAGGAACCGCTCAGGCATGAGGCTGGGCAATCCAAATGGGAAATTCATATCAGGGTTACAGGATGGTGGGGTGGCTACAGAATCATCATCTTCCGCCGGTTCGCGCGAGTGGACGTCCCCCTTTGCAGGCAAGGACATCTTCAGTGTGCCCAGGCAATTTGTTATTTCTCCATCTCCTTAG
- the LOC132163902 gene encoding uncharacterized protein LOC132163902 isoform X2 — MALCACASSSSLRILSSQSPPRPRVSSSSPPLRSLSSVDKTLSQIHSSGVIACLRANSSELALKAARAALSGGITVLEIVMSTPGVLEVLQQLVQEHPTMALGVGTVLNVEDAKSAINAGAKFFMSPAMVKILSAYDAGAKIVKIYPVSALGGSQYISALKRPFCHISMIASQGITIDSIREYISRGASAVVLSDAIFNKEAISQNNFKEIYQLARLAALQGNEAVEQKKRCTLN; from the exons ATGGCTCTCTGCGCTTGCGCTTCCTCGTCTTCTCTCAGGATTCTGAGCTCACAATCACCGCCTCGGCCTAGggtttcttcctcttctcctccGCTCCGCTCACTGTCTTCTGTTGACAAAACCTTATCGCAGATTCACAGTTCTGGTGTCATCGCTTGCCTTCGTGCCAAcag TTCGGAGCTGGCACTGAAAGCAGCACGTGCTGCGCTTAGTGGCGGCATCACGGTT CTGGAGATTGTGATGTCCACGCCAGGTGTACTTGAG GTTTTGCAGCAGCTGGTGCAGGAGCATCCTACTATGGCCTTAGGG GTTGGGACTGTGCTAAATGTTGAGGATGCCAAAAGTGCAATAAATGCTGGAGCCAAATTTTTTATGAGTCCTGCTATGGTTAAG atatTGTCTGCATATGATGCTGGTGCGAAAATTGTCAAG ATTTATCCTGTCTCTGCGCTGGGTGGTAGTCAGTACATTTCAGCACTCAAGAGGCCTTTTTGTCACATCTCAATGATTGCCTCTCAGGGCATAACAATAG ATTCAATCAGAGAATATATCAGCAGAGGAGCATCAGCAGTTGTTTTATCCGATGCCATATTTAATAAAGAGGCAATTAGtcaaaataatttcaaagaaatataTCAACTTGCACGTTTGGCAGCTTTGCAGGGCAACGAGGCTGTAGAAca GAAGAAGAGGTGTACCCTAAACTAA
- the LOC132163902 gene encoding uncharacterized protein LOC132163902 isoform X1 produces MALCACASSSSLRILSSQSPPRPRVSSSSPPLRSLSSVDKTLSQIHSSGVIACLRANSSELALKAARAALSGGITVLEIVMSTPGVLEVLQQLVQEHPTMALGVGTVLNVEDAKSAINAGAKFFMSPAMVKDIMVDVQCGEVLYIPGVMTPTEILSAYDAGAKIVKIYPVSALGGSQYISALKRPFCHISMIASQGITIDSIREYISRGASAVVLSDAIFNKEAISQNNFKEIYQLARLAALQGNEAVEQKKRCTLN; encoded by the exons ATGGCTCTCTGCGCTTGCGCTTCCTCGTCTTCTCTCAGGATTCTGAGCTCACAATCACCGCCTCGGCCTAGggtttcttcctcttctcctccGCTCCGCTCACTGTCTTCTGTTGACAAAACCTTATCGCAGATTCACAGTTCTGGTGTCATCGCTTGCCTTCGTGCCAAcag TTCGGAGCTGGCACTGAAAGCAGCACGTGCTGCGCTTAGTGGCGGCATCACGGTT CTGGAGATTGTGATGTCCACGCCAGGTGTACTTGAG GTTTTGCAGCAGCTGGTGCAGGAGCATCCTACTATGGCCTTAGGG GTTGGGACTGTGCTAAATGTTGAGGATGCCAAAAGTGCAATAAATGCTGGAGCCAAATTTTTTATGAGTCCTGCTATGGTTAAG GACATTATGGTTGATGTCCAGTGTGGTGAAGTTTTATACATACCTGGTGTGATGACTCCAACAGAA atatTGTCTGCATATGATGCTGGTGCGAAAATTGTCAAG ATTTATCCTGTCTCTGCGCTGGGTGGTAGTCAGTACATTTCAGCACTCAAGAGGCCTTTTTGTCACATCTCAATGATTGCCTCTCAGGGCATAACAATAG ATTCAATCAGAGAATATATCAGCAGAGGAGCATCAGCAGTTGTTTTATCCGATGCCATATTTAATAAAGAGGCAATTAGtcaaaataatttcaaagaaatataTCAACTTGCACGTTTGGCAGCTTTGCAGGGCAACGAGGCTGTAGAAca GAAGAAGAGGTGTACCCTAAACTAA
- the LOC132163902 gene encoding uncharacterized protein LOC132163902 isoform X3: MALCACASSSSLRILSSQSPPRPRVSSSSPPLRSLSSVDKTLSQIHSSGVIACLRANSSELALKAARAALSGGITVLEIVMSTPGVLEVLQQLVQEHPTMALGVGTVLNVEDAKSAINAGAKFFMSPAMVKDIMVDVQCGEVLYIPGVMTPTEILSAYDAGAKIVKIYPVSALGGSQYISALKRPFCHISMIASQGITIDLNSNLHYASNQYF; the protein is encoded by the exons ATGGCTCTCTGCGCTTGCGCTTCCTCGTCTTCTCTCAGGATTCTGAGCTCACAATCACCGCCTCGGCCTAGggtttcttcctcttctcctccGCTCCGCTCACTGTCTTCTGTTGACAAAACCTTATCGCAGATTCACAGTTCTGGTGTCATCGCTTGCCTTCGTGCCAAcag TTCGGAGCTGGCACTGAAAGCAGCACGTGCTGCGCTTAGTGGCGGCATCACGGTT CTGGAGATTGTGATGTCCACGCCAGGTGTACTTGAG GTTTTGCAGCAGCTGGTGCAGGAGCATCCTACTATGGCCTTAGGG GTTGGGACTGTGCTAAATGTTGAGGATGCCAAAAGTGCAATAAATGCTGGAGCCAAATTTTTTATGAGTCCTGCTATGGTTAAG GACATTATGGTTGATGTCCAGTGTGGTGAAGTTTTATACATACCTGGTGTGATGACTCCAACAGAA atatTGTCTGCATATGATGCTGGTGCGAAAATTGTCAAG ATTTATCCTGTCTCTGCGCTGGGTGGTAGTCAGTACATTTCAGCACTCAAGAGGCCTTTTTGTCACATCTCAATGATTGCCTCTCAGGGCATAACAATAG ATTTAAATTCAAACTTGCATTATGCTTCGAACCAGTATTTTTAG
- the LOC132163902 gene encoding uncharacterized protein LOC132163902 isoform X4 — MALCACASSSSLRILSSQSPPRPRVSSSSPPLRSLSSVDKTLSQIHSSGVIACLRANSSELALKAARAALSGGITVLEIVMSTPGVLEVLQQLVQEHPTMALGVGTVLNVEDAKSAINAGAKFFMSPAMVKDIMVDVQCGEVLYIPGVMTPTEILSAYDAGAKIVKVTQFLWNVPTILNFLRFILSLRWVVVSTFQHSRGLFVTSQ, encoded by the exons ATGGCTCTCTGCGCTTGCGCTTCCTCGTCTTCTCTCAGGATTCTGAGCTCACAATCACCGCCTCGGCCTAGggtttcttcctcttctcctccGCTCCGCTCACTGTCTTCTGTTGACAAAACCTTATCGCAGATTCACAGTTCTGGTGTCATCGCTTGCCTTCGTGCCAAcag TTCGGAGCTGGCACTGAAAGCAGCACGTGCTGCGCTTAGTGGCGGCATCACGGTT CTGGAGATTGTGATGTCCACGCCAGGTGTACTTGAG GTTTTGCAGCAGCTGGTGCAGGAGCATCCTACTATGGCCTTAGGG GTTGGGACTGTGCTAAATGTTGAGGATGCCAAAAGTGCAATAAATGCTGGAGCCAAATTTTTTATGAGTCCTGCTATGGTTAAG GACATTATGGTTGATGTCCAGTGTGGTGAAGTTTTATACATACCTGGTGTGATGACTCCAACAGAA atatTGTCTGCATATGATGCTGGTGCGAAAATTGTCAAG GTTACACAATTCTTGTGGAATGTCCCCACGATCTTGAATTTTTTGAG ATTTATCCTGTCTCTGCGCTGGGTGGTAGTCAGTACATTTCAGCACTCAAGAGGCCTTTTTGTCACATCTCAATGA